The following are encoded together in the Serratia sp. UGAL515B_01 genome:
- the rplO gene encoding 50S ribosomal protein L15, which translates to MRLNTLSPAEGAKHAPKRVGRGIGSGLGKTGGRGHKGQKSRSGGGVRRGFEGGQMPLYRRLPKFGFTSRKAMITAEVRLSELALIEGDVIDLNTLKAANVVGTQIEFAKVMLSGEIARPVTLRGLRVTKGARAAIEAAGGKIEE; encoded by the coding sequence ATGCGTTTAAATACTCTGTCTCCGGCTGAAGGTGCCAAGCATGCGCCGAAGCGTGTAGGTCGTGGTATTGGTTCTGGCCTGGGTAAAACTGGCGGCCGTGGTCACAAAGGTCAGAAGTCTCGTTCTGGCGGTGGCGTACGTCGTGGTTTTGAAGGTGGTCAGATGCCTTTATATCGTCGTTTGCCGAAATTCGGCTTCACCTCTCGCAAAGCTATGATCACGGCAGAAGTTCGTCTGTCTGAGCTAGCTCTGATCGAAGGCGACGTAATCGACCTGAACACGCTGAAAGCCGCTAACGTTGTTGGTACCCAGATCGAGTTCGCTAAAGTGATGCTTTCTGGTGAAATCGCTCGTCCGGTTACCCTGCGTGGTCTGCGTGTCACCAAAGGCGCTCGTGCTGCTATCGAAGCTGCTGGCGGTAAAATTGAGGAATAA